A portion of the Musa acuminata AAA Group cultivar baxijiao chromosome BXJ1-1, Cavendish_Baxijiao_AAA, whole genome shotgun sequence genome contains these proteins:
- the LOC103994341 gene encoding acyl-CoA-binding domain-containing protein 3, with translation MEFYVELFLTALISVLIAFLIGKIAAADDNVDDEDLVADKPAPPPLSADSGPRRMESTAAAAIADLGMGLGAAQEEETGKSSGDACASGVVEDQRLDEEILDSGKAASVFDLQKQDTILGADESSSKKEGSKVGIGIISGDLDEVEPNVGKEVRKVVEMGGEDTLQRGDARAVSEERGGSLLQGEDEWEGIERSELEMLFGVATEFVGSEKGGDAVSKLSSELQMQLYGLHRVATEGSCYEPQPMALKVTARANWHAWQSLGNMNPDAAMEKYISLLTKSIPGWMGEKSGEEARGHDDNDPSVVQVSGIGQHHLNTSSYCNPETESGIM, from the exons ATGGAGTTCTACGTCGAGCTCTTCTTGACCGCTCTCATCTCCGTCCTCATCGCCTTCCTCATCGGCAAGATCGCCGCCGCCGACGACAACGTCGACGACGAAGATCTAGTCGCCGACAAGCCGGCGCCGCCCCCTCTTTCCGCCGATTCAGGCCCTCGGCGGATGGaatccaccgccgccgccgccatcgccGATCTTGGGATGGGTTTGGGTGCTGCCCAGGAGGAGGAGACGGGGAAGTCGTCCGGTGATGCTTGTGCAAGCGGCGTTGTCGAAGATCAAAGACTGGATGAGGAGATACTGGATAGTGGCAAGGCGGCTAGTGTGTTTGACCTACAGAAACAAGATACTATTCTTGGAGCGGATGAATCCTCGTCCAAGAAAGAGGGCTCTAAAGTGGGGATCGGAATAATTAGTGGCGATTTGGACGAGGTTGAACCAAATGTGGGAAAAGAGGTGCGGAAAGTTGTGGAGATGGGTGGAGAAGATACCTTACAAAGGGGCGACGCAAGGGCGGTGAGTGAGGAGAGGGGTGGATCGTTGCTACAGGGGGAGGACGAGTGGGAGGGAATCGAGAGGAGCGAATTGGAGATGTTATTCGGAGTTGCCACTGAGTTTGTGGGTAGCGAGAAAGGTGGGGATGCCGTGTCAAAACTGAGCAGTGAGTTACAAATGCAGTTGTATGGGCTTCATAGGGTTGCAACCGAGGGGTCATGCTACGAGCCACAGCCCATGGCTTTGAAGGTTACTGCTCGTGCGAATTG GCATGCTTGGCAGAGTCTGGGGAACATGAATCCAGATGCTGCCATGGAAAAGTATATCAGTCTTCTTACTAAGAGTATTCCTGGATGGATGGGAGAAAAATCTGGT GAGGAAGCCAGAGGTCATGATGACAATGATCCTTCAGTAGTGCAGGTTTCTGGAATAGGCCAGCACCATTTAAATACATCTTCTTACTGTAATCCTGAAACTGAAAG TGGAATAATGTGA
- the LOC135680473 gene encoding thaumatin-like protein 1 produces MSRVLLLQNLVSFFLCLLLHSLTGEGVAFTFVNRCGATIWPGVLSGSGSPRLETTGFELPAGSSRTLPAPSGWSGRFWARTGCSFDAAGRGSCATADCGSGQVECNGAGAAPPATLAEFTLDGSDGRDFYDVSLVDGYNLPMLVEAAGREGCAASGCAADLNRLCPAELKVGHGDSAACRSACGAFGRPEFCCSGEYGSPDRCRPSAYSQMFKSACPRSYSYAFDDATSTFTCAGAQGYSITFCPESSPSQKATMNPSPTTTEPVLEYGSWLASLASGDANPARRRANSFLLLLLLVLLPSAVTATLLFAFS; encoded by the exons ATGTCTCGTGTCTTGTTGTTGCAGAATTTGGTTTCCTTCTTCCTCTGCCTGCTTCTCCATTCTCTGACAG GAGAAGGTGTCGCATTCACATTCGTGAATAGATGCGGCGCCACGATCTGGCCGGGCGTTCTGTCCGGTTCAGGCAGCCCGAGGCTGGAGACCACCGGCTTCGAGCTCCCCGCCGGCTCCAGCCGTACGCTGCCGGCCCCTTCCGGCTGGTCCGGCCGCTTCTGGGCCCGCACCGGCTGCTCGTTCGACGCGGCCGGCCGCGGCTCCTGCGCCACCGCCGACTGCGGGTCCGGGCAGGTGGAGTGCAACGGCGCAGGTGCCGCCCCCCCGGCGACCCTCGCGGAGTTCACGCTCGACGGCAGCGATGGGAGGGACTTCTACGACGTGAGTCTCGTGGACGGCTACAACCTGCCGATGCTGGTGGAGGCCGCCGGCCGGGAGGGGTGCGCCGCCAGTGGGTGCGCGGCGGACCTCAACCGGCTGTGCCCGGCGGAGCTGAAGGTCGGGCACGGCGACTCGGCGGCGTGCCGGAGCGCGTGCGGGGCCTTCGGGCGGCCCGAGTTCTGCTGCAGCGGCGAGTACGGCAGCCCCGACAGGTGCCGGCCGTCCGCCTACTCGCAGATGTTCAAGTCCGCGTGCCCGCGTTCCTACAGCTACGCCTTCGACGACGCCACCAGCACCTTCACCTGCGCCGGCGCTCAGGGTTACTCCATCACCTTCTGCCCCGAGTCCTCCCCGAG CCAAAAAGCCACCATGAATCCTTCACCGACAACAACAGAACCAGTGCTGGAATATGGCTCTTGGCTGGCAAGCTTGGCCTCCGGAGATGCGAACCCAGCAAGGAGAAGAGCTAATTCCTTCCTCCTCCTACTACTACTAGTACTACTACCATCAGCAGTCACTGCGACTCTCCTGTTTGCTTTCTCGTAA
- the LOC135660916 gene encoding glycine-rich protein 2-like: MAQPSGRSRGTVKWFNDTKGFGFISPDDGGEDLFVHQSSIKAEGYRTLAEGEVVEFMVAEGDDGRTKAVDVTGPDGSNVQGGGGGGGGGGGGGGRRDGYGGGRGGGMRGGVYGGGYGFNGGGRGGGGRGRASGGFGGGGACYTCGETGHLAKDCYQGGGGGGGGGGACYNCGEMGHLARDCYQGGGGGGGVGGGGGRYGGGGGGSDRSCYNCGEMGHFARECPGKN, translated from the coding sequence ATGGCGCAGCCGAGCGGCCGATCGAGGGGGACGGTGAAGTGGTTCAACGACACCAAGGGGTTCGGTTTTATCTCGCCGGACGACGGCGGGGAGGATCTCTTCGTCCACCAGTCTTCCATCAAGGCCGAGGGCTACCGCACCCTCGCCGAGGGCGAGGTCGTCGAGTTCATGGTGGCCGAGGGCGACGACGGCCGCACCAAGGCAGTCGATGTCACCGGGCCCGACGGATCCAACGTccagggtggcggtggcggtggcggcggcggcggtggcggtggaggCCGGAGGGACGGGTATGGTGGTGGCCGCGGCGGCGGCATGCGCGGCGGGGTTTACGGTGGAGGATACGGGTTTAACGGTGGAGGTAGGGGAGGTGGTGGGAGGGGAAGGGCCAGCGGAGGGTTTGGTGGCGGTGGGGCTTGCTATACTTGCGGTGAGACCGGGCATCTTGCTAAGGACTGCTatcagggtggcggcggtggcggcggcggtggcggtgcttgctataactgtggtgagatggGTCATCTCGCCAGGGATTGCTACcagggaggcggcggcggaggcggagtcGGAGGCGGAGGCGGGAGGTACGGTGGGGGAGGCGGTGGTAGTGACCGCTCCTGTTACAACTGTGGCGAGATGGGCCACTTCGCTAGGGAATGCCCTGGCAAGAATTGA
- the LOC135661407 gene encoding uncharacterized protein LOC135661407: MMGDGGVKQILAKPIQLADQVSKWADDAHSFKQDCAELKAKTERLAGLLRQAARADLYERPTRRIMDDTEQVLDKALALVEKCRAHGLVRRLFTIIPATAFKKMSTQLDNSIGDVSWLIRVSSSSGSDDGDFDTHLGLPPIAQNEPILFLIWEQIATMHTGSLDTRADAAASLVSLARDNDRYGKLIIEEDGVGPLLRLVKEGRPEGQESAAHAIGLLARDPESVEQMVLAGVCSVFSKVLKDGPMKVQAMVAWAVAELAASHPKCQDVFAQNHVVRLLVSHLAFETVQEHSKYTVPSKGISIHSVVLANNSTNTTVNAAAAMALDNGAEQPLVKHPNTITDQNASKNQMHSVIESTMAAKSSKTPANTKGHTNPHVAGSNGKQQKVPLSGASIKGREFEDPATKAYMKSMAAKALWQLAKGNPSVCNSITESRALLCFAVLLEKGAEEVQYYSAMALMDIARVAEQHSDLRRSAFKPSSPAARAVVDQLLRIVEKADYDDLLVPCIVALGSLSRTFRATETRIIAPLVRLLDEREAIVSKEAAIALTKFACTDNYLHLDHSKAIINAGGAKDLVQLVYFGEQAVQVAALILLCYIALHVPDSEALAQAEVLTVLEWSSKQGYMVQDPTVDTLLPEAKVRLELYQSRSRRGYH, encoded by the coding sequence ATGATGGGAGATGGCGGGGTAAAGCAGATCCTGGCCAAGCCGATTCAGCTGGCGGACCAGGTGAGTAAATGGGCGGACGACGCCCACTCGTTCAAGCAGGACTGCGCGGAGCTGAAGGCCAAAACGGAGCGCCTGGCGGGGCTGCTGCGGCAGGCCGCTCGCGCGGATCTCTACGAACGCCCCACCCGCCGCATCATGGACGACACGGAGCAGGTCCTGGACAAGGCCCTCGCCCTCGTCGAGAAGTGCCGCGCCCATGGCCTTGTCCGCCGCCTCTTCACCATCATCCCCGCCACCGCGTTCAAGAAGATGTCCACCCAGCTCGACAACTCCATCGGCGACGTCTCCTGGCTCATCCgcgtctcctcctcctctggCTCCGACGACGGCGACTTCGACACCCACCTCGGCCTCCCCCCCATCGCCCAGAACGAGCCCATCCTCTTCCTCATCTGGGAGCAGATCGCCACCATGCACACCGGCTCCCTCGACACCCGCGCCGACGCCGCCGCCAGCCTCGTCTCCCTCGCCCGCGACAATGATCGCTACGGCAAGCTCATCATAGAGGAGGACGGCGTTGGCCCCCTCCTCCGCCTCGTCAAGGAGGGCCGCCCCGAGGGCCAGGAGAGCGCCGCCCACGCCATCGGCCTCCTCGCCCGCGACCCCGAGAGCGTCGAGCAGATGGTCCTCGCCGGCGTCTGCTCCGTCTTCTCCAAGGTCCTCAAGGACGGCCCCATGAAGGTCCAGGCCATGGTCGCCTGGGCCGTCGCCGAGCTCGCCGCCAGCCACCCCAAGTGCCAGGACGTCTTCGCCCAGAACCACGTCGTCCGCCTCCTCGTCAGCCACCTCGCCTTCGAGACCGTCCAGGAGCACAGCAAGTACACCGTCCCCTCCAAGGGCATCTCCATCCACTCCGTCGTCTTGGCCAACAACAGCACCAACACGACCGTCAACGCCGCTGCGGCGATGGCCCTCGACAACGGCGCCGAGCAGCCCCTGGTCAAGCATCCGAACACGATCACAGACCAGAACGCCAGCAAGAACCAGATGCACTCCGTGATCGAGTCCACTATGGCCGCCAAATCCAGTAAAACCCCGGCCAACACCAAAGGCCACACGAACCCCCACGTCGCCGGTAGCAACGGCAAGCAGCAAAAGGTGCCTCTCTCCGGAGCCAGCATCAAGGGGCGGGAGTTCGAGGACCCGGCCACCAAAGCCTACATGAAATCCATGGCCGCGAAGGCCCTGTGGCAGCTCGCCAAGGGCAATCCCTCCGTCTGCAATAgcatcaccgagtcccgggccctCCTCTGCTTCGCGGTGCTCCTCGAGAAAGGGGCGGAAGAGGTCCAGTACTATTCCGCCATGGCCCTGATGGACATCGCGCGCGTGGCGGAGCAGCATTCGGATCTCAGGCGGTCCGCGTTCAAGCCGAGTTCGCCGGCGGCGCGGGCGGTGGTCGACCAGCTTCTGAGGATCGTAGAGAAGGCCGACTACGACGACCTCCTCGTCCCCTGCATCGTCGCATTAGGCAGCTTGTCGAGGACCTTCCGGGCGACGGAGACCCGGATCATAGCGCCGCTGGTTCGGTTGCTCGACGAGAGGGAAGCCATCGTGTCCAAAGAGGCCGCGATCGCCCTGACCAAGTTCGCCTGCACCGACAACTACCTCCACCTCGATCACTCCAAGGCCATCATCAATGCGGGAGGGGCGAAAGACCTGGTTCAGCTGGTGTATTTTGGCGAACAGGCAGTGCAGGTGGCGGCATTGATCCTGCTGTGCTACATCGCGCTGCATGTGCCCGACAGCGAGGCGCTGGCCCAGGCCGAGGTCCTCAccgtgctcgagtggtcttccaaGCAGGGGTACATGGTTCAGGACCCGACCGTGGACACCTTGTTGCCGGAGGCAAAGGTGAGGCTGGAGCTGTACCAGTCGAGGAGTCGCAGAGGGTACCACTGA